In Paenibacillus kyungheensis, the following are encoded in one genomic region:
- a CDS encoding ABC transporter substrate-binding protein yields MKIVKKKFRSWMSVCLLAALFVSLLSACGSDAKDNEAQDGKVTLKFWTIALQPTFNDYFNGLISEYQKSHPGVTVEWSDYPYDAISNKLLTGIASGNVPDVVNLNTEFANQMASKGALADLGQWMSDDEKKSYFDGIFNSTVFDNKAYALPWYTGTEVLFMNTRLVKQAGLDPKNPPKTRDELNEWSRQIKAKTGATGYATTFAARMFPVEGISILNDDKTAAAFNTPATLALIQKMQGLIQEGVLVKEDANFDKQIQYYSSEQTAFEIAGPTFINFIKTSAPDVYKNTIAVPLPTGKADVRLSNTMNVVVPLKSANAEQAAEFAKFLTNATNQTAFAKAANTLPSTKESIKDSFFTENDGTLESEAKVVSAESLDKAVDYMVGVPNAGDVNSAIARQLQEIFMNGKDPKQGLTEAEQEVNQILSQN; encoded by the coding sequence ATGAAGATTGTGAAAAAGAAATTTAGAAGTTGGATGTCAGTATGTCTACTCGCTGCATTATTTGTATCTTTACTCAGTGCATGTGGTTCAGACGCCAAAGATAATGAGGCACAAGATGGCAAAGTTACATTGAAGTTCTGGACGATTGCTCTTCAACCTACGTTCAATGACTATTTTAATGGCTTAATATCAGAATACCAAAAAAGTCACCCTGGGGTAACTGTAGAATGGAGCGATTATCCATATGATGCCATTTCTAATAAGTTATTAACCGGAATCGCAAGTGGTAACGTACCTGATGTTGTAAATTTAAATACAGAATTTGCTAATCAAATGGCTTCTAAAGGTGCACTTGCTGATCTAGGACAATGGATGAGCGATGATGAGAAAAAATCATATTTTGATGGTATTTTTAATTCGACGGTATTTGATAACAAAGCCTATGCATTGCCGTGGTATACCGGAACAGAAGTGTTATTTATGAACACTCGTCTGGTGAAGCAAGCAGGGCTTGATCCCAAAAATCCGCCAAAAACGCGTGATGAGCTCAATGAATGGTCCCGTCAGATCAAAGCCAAAACAGGAGCCACTGGATATGCAACTACATTTGCAGCTAGAATGTTCCCGGTTGAAGGCATTTCAATCTTAAACGACGACAAAACAGCAGCAGCATTTAATACGCCTGCTACCCTAGCTTTAATTCAGAAAATGCAAGGATTGATCCAAGAAGGCGTACTGGTCAAAGAAGATGCTAACTTTGATAAGCAGATTCAATACTATTCCAGTGAACAGACCGCTTTTGAAATTGCAGGCCCTACTTTTATTAATTTTATCAAAACATCAGCACCAGATGTATATAAAAATACGATTGCTGTTCCACTTCCTACAGGGAAAGCTGATGTGCGTTTGTCGAATACGATGAATGTGGTGGTTCCTTTAAAATCAGCGAATGCAGAACAAGCAGCTGAATTTGCGAAATTTTTGACCAATGCGACCAACCAGACCGCATTTGCTAAAGCAGCAAATACATTGCCAAGTACCAAAGAATCGATCAAAGATTCCTTCTTTACTGAAAATGATGGCACATTAGAATCCGAAGCCAAAGTGGTCTCTGCTGAAAGTTTGGATAAAGCAGTCGATTATATGGTCGGTGTACCGAATGCTGGTGATGTGAACTCGGCGATTGCACGTCAATTGCAAGAAATCTTTATGAATGGGAAAGACCCTAAACAAGGATTGACAGAAGCTGAACAAGAAGTAAACCAAATTCTGTCGCAAAACTAA
- a CDS encoding aldo/keto reductase, giving the protein MQTNVPTKKLNDGLDIPAIGLGTYSLNGYKGAESIKQGIEAGYRLIDSAFNYENEGAVGKAVRESSVPRDQLRVCSKLPGRHHAYDKALVTIEESLLRTGLDYFDLYIIHWPNPKVDKYVEAWQAMIEAQKRGYVRSIGVSNFLPEHLERIIAETGVAPVLNQVELHPYFEQTEQRAANDKHNIITESWSPLGRGRGEGVLEDAGVQEIADAHSKTPTQVILRWHTQLGAVPIPKAGSLEHQQENLNIFDFELTEEQMSTISAFSKDNKRLWDQDPAEYEEF; this is encoded by the coding sequence ATGCAAACGAACGTTCCAACAAAAAAGCTGAATGACGGACTGGATATTCCAGCAATCGGGCTGGGTACTTATTCGCTGAATGGTTACAAAGGTGCTGAATCGATCAAACAAGGTATTGAAGCAGGTTATCGTCTGATTGACTCTGCTTTTAATTATGAAAATGAAGGTGCAGTTGGTAAAGCAGTACGCGAAAGCTCGGTACCACGCGATCAACTACGTGTCTGCTCCAAATTACCCGGACGACATCATGCGTATGATAAAGCGTTAGTAACGATCGAAGAATCGCTCCTTCGCACAGGGCTGGATTATTTTGATCTCTATATTATTCACTGGCCTAATCCAAAAGTAGATAAATATGTAGAAGCATGGCAAGCGATGATTGAAGCGCAAAAACGCGGTTATGTACGTTCGATCGGAGTAAGTAATTTCCTGCCTGAGCATCTAGAACGTATTATTGCAGAGACAGGAGTAGCGCCTGTTCTGAATCAGGTAGAATTGCATCCGTATTTTGAACAAACAGAACAGCGTGCAGCAAATGATAAGCATAACATTATTACTGAATCATGGAGTCCACTCGGTCGTGGTCGCGGAGAAGGTGTACTTGAAGATGCAGGTGTGCAAGAAATTGCAGACGCTCATAGCAAAACACCGACACAGGTTATTTTACGCTGGCATACTCAGCTAGGCGCTGTACCGATTCCGAAAGCAGGATCACTAGAGCATCAACAAGAGAACTTGAACATTTTCGATTTTGAGTTAACTGAAGAGCAAATGAGTACGATTTCTGCATTCAGTAAAGACAACAAACGTTTATGGGATCAAGATCCAGCAGAGTACGAAGAATTTTAA
- a CDS encoding PadR family transcriptional regulator, whose product MRVLKFAILGLLYRQEYSGYDITSQFKKEIGQFWSAKHSQIYPELRKLVDEGLLHFRTQIQGEKLEKKMYTITEAGRKELLAWAISPEPLPETEKDAFMLKMYFIHTLSKEEAKTLFQDQLQQRQDKLVYLQQQYDDLIPVFGTENTADAMYFDHPHLGHYLVLTKAIAREQSYVVWLEQQMKLFL is encoded by the coding sequence ATGAGAGTATTAAAATTTGCGATTCTCGGTCTACTTTACCGTCAAGAGTACAGTGGTTACGATATAACCAGTCAATTCAAAAAAGAAATCGGACAGTTCTGGAGCGCCAAGCACAGTCAGATCTATCCAGAGTTGCGTAAGCTGGTAGATGAAGGGCTTCTTCATTTTCGCACACAGATTCAAGGAGAAAAGTTAGAAAAGAAAATGTACACTATCACTGAAGCCGGGCGAAAAGAATTATTAGCGTGGGCGATATCTCCAGAACCTTTACCTGAAACAGAAAAAGATGCGTTTATGCTCAAAATGTATTTTATCCATACATTATCCAAAGAAGAAGCAAAGACTCTTTTTCAAGATCAGCTTCAACAGCGACAAGACAAATTGGTATATTTACAACAGCAATATGATGACCTGATCCCTGTATTCGGTACAGAAAATACAGCTGATGCTATGTACTTCGATCATCCTCATCTGGGACATTATCTTGTGCTAACCAAAGCGATAGCGCGTGAACAAAGTTATGTAGTGTGGTTGGAGCAACAAATGAAGTTGTTTTTGTAG
- a CDS encoding acyl-CoA thioesterase produces the protein MDQSSQAGQGQPTKPQQVESKYVRETRCFKTSRVFPTDVNNHNTLFGGKLMSYIDDIASITASKLCRVDTVTASTDSVDFLYPINPTDSVTLESFVTWTGRSSMEIFVKVIREDLKTGEKRIAATAFLTFVAIGEDNHKVQVPTVIPETEEERKLHETAPSRAAMRRQRREESKEFADYLTTEYPWE, from the coding sequence ATGGATCAGTCATCTCAAGCGGGACAAGGTCAACCGACCAAACCGCAACAAGTCGAAAGTAAATATGTAAGAGAAACGCGTTGTTTTAAAACATCCCGTGTATTCCCGACCGATGTGAACAATCATAATACATTATTTGGCGGTAAATTGATGTCATATATCGATGATATTGCTTCGATTACGGCTTCCAAATTATGTCGTGTAGATACAGTCACCGCTTCTACAGACTCTGTCGATTTTCTGTATCCGATCAATCCGACCGATTCGGTTACGCTGGAATCGTTTGTCACATGGACAGGTCGTAGTTCGATGGAGATTTTTGTGAAAGTGATACGCGAAGACCTCAAAACAGGGGAGAAACGCATTGCAGCAACCGCCTTTCTTACCTTTGTAGCGATTGGCGAAGACAATCATAAAGTTCAGGTACCGACAGTGATTCCAGAAACAGAAGAAGAACGCAAATTACACGAAACTGCACCTTCGCGAGCAGCGATGCGTCGCCAACGCAGAGAAGAAAGCAAAGAATTTGCTGATTACCTCACCACTGAATATCCCTGGGAATAA
- a CDS encoding FAD-dependent oxidoreductase — protein sequence MTEQIRQTDVVVIGGGLGGCMAALAAAKQGLTVTLTEPTDWLGGQLTSQAVPPDEHRWIERTGATATFREFRERVRDYYRRNYPLTDEAMNNPILNPGNGWVSRLAHEPKIALAVLHEMMSPYLHTQRIQVLYHTVPVEVATEYDHIVSVTVSHTQAVGKVSEYTQLIGQYYLDATEEGDLLAQSGTEFVSGAESKSDTNEPHALEHADPLDMQSITHVAAVDYVEGEDFTIDKPAEYDYWREYMPSFSRFPILSWYASDANDTTKLKEFTLFPNDQGVTSLWDYRRIIDPAIWQQPLREQIQEVSLLNWAQNDYYAGAVTGVPIYERTQNLESARQLTFSLVYWLQTEAPRLDGGKGFPGIRLRGDILGTADGLAKAPYIRESRRIKALYTITEHDVSKELRGAEGIKRYEDSIGVGSYSLDLHPTVKSHRTFYIPNYPFEIPLGSLIPVRVKNLLPACKNIGMTQIAGGCYRLHPVEWNIGESAGYLVAYAIQQGITPREVYESTEHVSRYQEMLLEAGVVIHWPEDVEQEVLNPQ from the coding sequence ATGACAGAACAAATCAGACAAACAGATGTTGTTGTAATCGGTGGCGGTCTAGGAGGCTGTATGGCAGCTCTTGCCGCAGCCAAGCAAGGATTAACAGTCACCTTAACGGAACCGACTGACTGGTTAGGTGGACAGCTTACATCACAAGCAGTTCCGCCAGATGAACATCGCTGGATCGAACGTACTGGAGCAACAGCGACATTTCGTGAATTTCGTGAACGTGTCCGCGATTATTATCGTCGTAACTACCCATTAACTGATGAAGCGATGAACAATCCGATCTTGAATCCGGGTAACGGCTGGGTGAGTCGATTAGCTCATGAGCCTAAGATAGCACTTGCTGTACTGCACGAAATGATGTCTCCGTATCTGCATACGCAGCGTATTCAAGTGTTATATCATACTGTGCCTGTGGAAGTAGCTACAGAATATGACCATATCGTATCGGTTACTGTAAGTCATACGCAAGCAGTCGGTAAAGTAAGTGAGTACACGCAATTGATCGGTCAATACTATCTGGATGCTACCGAAGAAGGCGACCTGTTGGCACAATCGGGAACAGAATTTGTTAGTGGAGCTGAATCGAAGTCAGACACTAATGAACCGCATGCTCTAGAACATGCAGATCCACTGGATATGCAGTCGATCACTCATGTAGCAGCAGTAGATTATGTAGAAGGTGAAGATTTTACAATCGACAAGCCCGCCGAGTATGACTACTGGCGTGAATATATGCCTTCGTTTTCTCGCTTTCCGATTTTGAGCTGGTATGCTTCTGATGCGAATGATACGACCAAGTTAAAAGAATTTACTCTTTTTCCAAATGATCAAGGGGTAACGTCATTATGGGATTATCGCCGTATTATTGATCCGGCGATCTGGCAACAACCCCTTCGTGAACAGATTCAGGAAGTTAGTCTATTGAACTGGGCGCAAAATGATTATTATGCAGGGGCTGTAACAGGTGTGCCGATCTACGAACGTACCCAAAACCTCGAAAGTGCACGCCAGCTTACATTTTCATTAGTGTACTGGTTGCAGACCGAAGCGCCACGTCTGGATGGAGGCAAAGGCTTCCCGGGTATTCGTTTGCGTGGTGATATTCTAGGGACTGCCGATGGACTTGCCAAAGCGCCTTATATTCGTGAATCTCGCCGGATCAAAGCGTTATATACGATTACCGAGCATGATGTAAGCAAAGAGTTACGCGGAGCAGAAGGAATCAAGCGATATGAAGATAGTATCGGTGTAGGTAGTTATTCACTGGATCTACATCCAACTGTCAAATCACATCGTACATTCTATATTCCTAACTATCCATTTGAAATTCCATTAGGATCATTGATTCCGGTACGGGTCAAAAATCTGTTGCCCGCTTGTAAAAATATTGGCATGACTCAGATTGCTGGCGGTTGCTATCGTCTGCATCCGGTGGAATGGAATATCGGAGAGTCCGCAGGATATCTAGTCGCTTATGCGATTCAGCAAGGTATTACACCGCGTGAAGTCTACGAATCAACAGAACATGTCAGTCGCTATCAAGAGATGTTGCTTGAAGCAGGTGTAGTAATTCACTGGCCGGAAGATGTAGAACAAGAAGTATTGAATCCTCAGTAA
- a CDS encoding DUF2179 domain-containing protein, with translation MLKILMFIFLIQIVYVTAYTLRTILTLKGQKYVASAISIVEVVIYVMGLNLVLKYLDQPLSLTVYAIGYGLGILLGSWIEEKIALGYITVKVISDVPNQRLAEVLRDKGYGVTSWLGQGRDGDRIVMEILAKRKNQDSLYKTILSVDPKAFVIMVEPREFHGGFWTKAIKR, from the coding sequence ATGCTTAAAATTCTAATGTTTATTTTTCTGATTCAGATTGTATATGTAACGGCATATACGTTACGAACAATACTCACACTCAAAGGACAAAAATATGTAGCATCTGCGATCAGTATTGTCGAAGTCGTTATTTATGTTATGGGACTAAATCTGGTGCTCAAATATCTGGATCAACCGCTAAGTCTCACCGTATATGCGATCGGATATGGGCTAGGGATTTTACTCGGTTCATGGATCGAGGAAAAGATTGCGCTCGGGTATATTACGGTCAAAGTAATTAGCGATGTGCCGAATCAACGACTAGCAGAAGTATTGCGAGACAAAGGTTATGGCGTAACATCCTGGCTTGGACAAGGGCGTGATGGTGACCGGATCGTGATGGAGATTCTAGCCAAACGCAAAAATCAGGACAGCCTGTATAAAACTATCCTGTCTGTCGATCCCAAAGCGTTTGTAATTATGGTTGAGCCGCGCGAATTCCATGGTGGTTTCTGGACTAAAGCCATTAAGCGTTAA
- a CDS encoding DUF4127 family protein: MKLVIVPLDERPCNYHFPYELTRGTSYQAVRPPHEWMGRKKIAADTQRLWTWTKLECQSADGAVIALDTLLYGGIVPSRLHELDMDELTRRLDQLKQLKEQNPSLKLFAFQLIMRCPQYSSSDEEPDYYADWGREIFRKGYLEHYGEEHTLTTEEQQELDDINSRLPQEVLDDYLGRRAVNREINRLALDYVEQGVIDFLIFPQDDSAPYGYTARDQQEVRTRIRALRLGLRVYMYPGADEVGCTLVARMINQLSNHIPQVYVRFSSVNGAFIIPAYEDRRLYETLKYQIIAAGGMVASDEQSADILLLLNTAGEKMGEAVYQGSPSANYDTERTTVELVEYAGYILDRNPDAVVAIGDIAYANGGDLELLDLLRQRGILYQLAGYAGWNTSSNTLGTVIAQSMIYRMYGATQEHMDFLALRYVEDLGYDSVVRKYLSNGPIQELGLDKFQLDGERGYVAEMVRSHLEQFIVEHLQENGVRIDIQDCYMPWNRMFEVGLSIRTHQSVQDHKGEQS, from the coding sequence ATGAAATTGGTGATTGTACCTTTAGACGAAAGACCTTGTAATTATCATTTTCCTTATGAACTGACACGAGGAACCTCTTATCAGGCTGTCCGTCCGCCTCATGAATGGATGGGTCGCAAAAAGATTGCCGCAGATACACAGCGCTTGTGGACATGGACCAAGCTGGAATGTCAATCGGCTGACGGAGCAGTGATTGCATTAGATACATTGCTATATGGTGGAATTGTTCCTTCCCGTCTGCACGAACTAGATATGGATGAGCTAACACGCCGGCTTGATCAATTAAAACAACTGAAAGAGCAGAATCCATCACTCAAATTGTTTGCTTTTCAACTGATTATGCGATGTCCGCAATACTCTTCTTCTGATGAAGAGCCGGATTATTATGCCGATTGGGGACGAGAAATTTTCCGCAAAGGATATCTAGAACATTATGGTGAAGAGCACACATTAACGACAGAAGAACAGCAAGAACTGGATGATATCAATAGCCGTTTGCCACAAGAGGTACTGGATGATTATCTAGGTCGGCGTGCAGTAAATCGAGAAATCAATCGATTGGCACTGGATTATGTAGAGCAAGGTGTGATCGATTTTCTGATTTTCCCGCAAGACGATTCAGCTCCTTATGGCTATACAGCTAGAGATCAACAAGAAGTGCGGACACGTATTCGAGCATTACGTCTCGGATTACGCGTCTATATGTATCCAGGAGCAGATGAAGTAGGTTGTACACTGGTTGCTCGTATGATCAATCAGTTAAGTAACCATATTCCGCAAGTCTATGTTCGCTTTAGTTCGGTGAACGGAGCGTTTATTATTCCTGCTTATGAAGATCGCCGATTATATGAAACATTGAAGTACCAGATTATTGCCGCAGGAGGCATGGTGGCTTCAGACGAACAAAGCGCAGATATCTTGTTACTGCTGAACACCGCAGGAGAGAAAATGGGTGAAGCGGTCTATCAAGGATCACCTTCAGCTAACTATGATACAGAACGAACCACTGTAGAGCTGGTCGAGTATGCAGGTTACATATTGGATCGTAATCCAGATGCTGTTGTAGCGATTGGTGATATCGCTTATGCCAATGGCGGCGATCTTGAATTACTGGATTTGCTTCGTCAGCGTGGAATTCTGTATCAACTGGCAGGATATGCAGGATGGAATACCAGTTCTAATACGTTAGGTACGGTGATAGCACAATCGATGATCTACCGTATGTATGGTGCTACTCAAGAACATATGGATTTTCTAGCCTTACGGTATGTGGAAGATCTGGGCTACGATTCGGTAGTACGTAAGTATTTGAGCAATGGGCCGATCCAAGAATTAGGTCTGGATAAATTTCAATTAGACGGTGAACGAGGATATGTTGCCGAAATGGTGCGTAGTCATTTGGAGCAATTTATTGTGGAACATTTGCAAGAAAATGGCGTTCGTATTGATATTCAAGATTGCTATATGCCATGGAATCGTATGTTTGAAGTAGGGTTATCGATTCGTACGCATCAATCGGTACAAGATCACAAAGGAGAACAATCATGA
- a CDS encoding carbohydrate ABC transporter permease yields the protein MKKWMRTETFAAWAFMAPGLLIVAVFVLWPIVYGLPLSLTDYSVIGETHYVGLDNYVTAFQDKSFLASLWNSMVYVLIVPIIQIISILMAILVNSRIPLIKAFRAAYYIPVVTSMVAVALMWSWLFSSNGVINYALIQLGVIQEQVGWLSSSNTALYVIMFITMWKGLGYYMMLYLAGLQSIPTDLYEASMIDGASRWQTIYRITIPLLRPHILFCTLISLMGAIRVFDEVFVLTNGKGGPGTATLTSSLYIYQKGLVQFNFGYASALGLIVSVIVGILSILVFRLNKKGGVQTY from the coding sequence ATGAAGAAATGGATGAGAACAGAAACATTTGCCGCATGGGCATTTATGGCTCCTGGACTGCTAATTGTCGCTGTATTCGTGTTATGGCCAATTGTATACGGACTTCCGTTATCTTTAACCGATTATTCGGTCATTGGAGAAACGCATTATGTAGGTCTAGACAATTATGTAACAGCTTTTCAAGATAAAAGTTTTTTGGCTTCGTTATGGAATTCAATGGTGTATGTGTTGATTGTACCGATTATTCAGATTATTTCGATCTTGATGGCTATTCTGGTCAATAGCCGAATTCCATTAATTAAAGCTTTTCGCGCAGCGTATTATATCCCGGTCGTCACCTCAATGGTGGCGGTCGCGCTGATGTGGAGCTGGTTATTTAGCAGTAATGGTGTAATCAATTATGCGTTGATTCAATTGGGTGTTATTCAAGAGCAAGTTGGCTGGTTGTCCAGTAGTAACACAGCATTGTATGTCATTATGTTTATTACGATGTGGAAAGGGCTTGGCTATTATATGATGCTGTATCTGGCTGGACTTCAATCCATTCCAACCGATCTGTATGAAGCATCGATGATCGATGGAGCAAGTCGCTGGCAGACCATTTACCGGATTACAATCCCTTTACTGCGTCCGCATATTTTATTTTGTACATTAATCTCGTTAATGGGGGCTATTCGTGTATTTGATGAAGTGTTTGTACTAACCAATGGTAAAGGTGGCCCGGGAACGGCTACTTTGACGTCCAGTCTGTATATTTATCAAAAAGGATTGGTGCAATTTAACTTTGGTTATGCGTCAGCACTTGGTCTGATTGTAAGTGTGATCGTCGGTATCTTGAGTATACTGGTGTTCCGTCTGAACAAGAAAGGCGGTGTGCAAACGTACTGA
- a CDS encoding carbohydrate ABC transporter permease has translation MNNPTINTKPNYKTPSPQARKWKKGFRYTITYILLIALALFMTGPFLWLLSVSLMPGRNVFSNPPAIFPTFINFGNYAQVWNFMNFPKYIMNTVIITVMGVVFNIVLSCMTAYPLAVFRFKGRDMVFTLLIATMIIPSSTAMIVHYLTIQWMNLGNTYLGVVLPAAVSVFNIFLMRQTFLTIPTEIRDSGKMDGASELRIWWQLVLPLVKPGIAVIMLLEVMAFWNNFLWPIVVLDDPEKYPLASALTYLNGQFSYNFGWIAAGTIISVIPIIVVFLFTQRYYMEGLAGAVKG, from the coding sequence ATGAATAATCCAACGATAAATACCAAACCTAATTACAAAACGCCCAGTCCGCAAGCACGTAAATGGAAAAAAGGATTTCGATATACGATTACGTATATTTTGCTGATTGCTTTGGCGCTGTTTATGACCGGCCCTTTTCTCTGGTTGCTCAGTGTATCGCTAATGCCAGGTCGTAATGTATTTTCCAATCCACCTGCGATTTTCCCGACGTTTATTAATTTCGGCAATTATGCGCAAGTGTGGAACTTTATGAACTTTCCTAAATACATTATGAATACGGTCATTATTACAGTGATGGGTGTTGTATTTAATATTGTTCTGTCCTGTATGACGGCTTATCCGTTAGCTGTATTCCGGTTTAAAGGTAGAGATATGGTGTTTACCCTGCTGATTGCTACGATGATTATTCCATCATCTACTGCAATGATCGTGCATTACTTAACGATCCAATGGATGAATCTAGGTAATACGTATCTAGGTGTAGTACTACCTGCGGCAGTATCGGTATTTAATATTTTCTTAATGCGCCAGACGTTCTTAACGATTCCGACTGAAATTCGAGACTCCGGTAAAATGGACGGTGCATCTGAATTACGCATCTGGTGGCAACTGGTATTACCACTCGTCAAACCGGGCATTGCCGTGATTATGCTACTCGAAGTGATGGCATTCTGGAACAATTTCCTGTGGCCAATTGTTGTGCTAGATGATCCCGAAAAATACCCATTAGCATCAGCACTAACATATCTTAACGGACAATTTTCCTACAACTTCGGCTGGATCGCCGCAGGAACCATCATTTCCGTAATCCCAATCATCGTCGTATTCCTGTTCACCCAACGCTACTACATGGAAGGCTTAGCAGGAGCCGTGAAAGGATAA